One window from the genome of Rhea pennata isolate bPtePen1 chromosome 16, bPtePen1.pri, whole genome shotgun sequence encodes:
- the SLC12A5 gene encoding solute carrier family 12 member 5 isoform X2, with translation MLNNLTDCEDGDGGANQGDGNPKESSPFINSTDLEKGKEYDGKNMALFEEEMDTSPMVSSLLSGLANYTNLPQGSREHEEAENNDGGKKKPVQAPRMGTFMGVYLPCLQNIFGVILFLRLTWVVGIAGIMESFCMVFLCCSCTMLTAISMSAIATNGVVPAGGSYYMISRSLGPEFGGAVGLCFYLGTTFAGAMYILGTIEILLAYIFPAMAIFKAEDASGEAAAMLNNMRVYGTCVLTCMATVVFVGVKYVNKFALVFLGCVILSILAIYAGVIKSAFDPPSFPICLLGNRTLSRHGFDICTKLVVEGNETVGSKLWELFCTSRFLNATCDEYFSMNNVTEIEGIPGAASGLIQENLWSSYLTKGVIVEKRGLPSVSPPDTPVDMDQPYVFSDMTSYFTLLVGIYFPSVTGIMAGSNRSGDLRDAQKSIPTGTILAIATTSAVYISSVVLFGACIEGVVLRDKFGEAVNGNLVVGTLAWPSPWVIVIGSFFSTCGAGLQSLTGAPRLLQAISRDGIVPFLRVFGHGKANGEPTWALLLTACICEIGILIASLDEVAPILSMFFLMCYMFVNLACAVQTLLRTPNWRPRFRYYHWTLSFLGMSLCLALMFICSWYYALVAMLIAGLIYKYIEYRGAEKEWGDGIRGLSLSAARYALLRLEEGPPHTKNWRPQLLVLVRADQEQNVVHPQLLSFTSQLKAGKGLTIVASVLEGTFLDNHPQAQRAEESIRRLMEAEKVKGFCQVVISSNLRDGMSHLIQSSGLGGLQHNTVLVGWPRSWRQKEDHQTWRNFIELVRETTAGHLALLVAKNVAMFPGNQERFSEGHIDVWWIVHDGGMLMLLPFLLRHHKVWRKCKMRIFTVAQMDDNSIQMKKDLTTFLYHLRITAEVEVVEMHESDISAYTYEKTLVMEQRSQILKQMHLTKNEREREIQSITDESRGSIRRKNPANTRLRLSVPEEQVGDGEEKPEEEVQLIHDKNATTFSSSPQSPGDEGETAPEKVHLTWTKEKSVAEKNKSKSPVSPEGIKDFFNMKPEWENLNQSNVRRMHTAVKLNEVIVKKSQDAKLVLLNMPGPPRNRKGDENYMEFLEVLTEHLDRVLLVRGGGREVITIYS, from the exons ATGCTGAATAACCTGACAGACTGTGAGGATGGTGATGGGGGTGCAAATCAAG GTGATGGCAATCCCAAGGAGAGCAGCCCCTTCATCAACAGCACAGACCTGGAGAAGGGCAAAGAGTACGACGGCAAGAACATGGCCCTCTTTGAG GAGGAGATGGACACCAGCCCGATGGTCTCATCCCTGCTGAGCGGACTGGCCAACTACACCAACCTGCCGCAGGGCAGCCGGGAGCACGAGGAGGCCGAGAACAATGACGGTGGCAAGAAGAAGCCGGTGCAG GCTCCACGGATGGGCACCTTCATGGGCGTCTACCTGCCCTGCCTGCAGAACATCTTCGGGGTGATCCTGTTCCTGCGCCTCACCTGGGTTGTGGGAATTGCCGGCATCATGGAGTCCTTCTGCATGgtcttcctctgctgctcctgt ACGATGCTCACAGCCATTTCCATGAGTGCGATTGCCACCAACGGTGTGGTGCCAG CGGGTGGCTCCTACTACATGATCTCGCGGTCCCTGGGGCCGGAGTTCGGCGGGGCTGTAGGGCTCTGCTTCTACCTGGGCACCACCTTTGCTGGCGCCATGTACATCCTGGGCACCATCGAAATCCTGCTG GCCTACATCTTCCCAGCCATGGCGATCTTCAAGGCGGAGGATGCCAGTGGGGAGGCAGCAGCGATGCTCAACAACATGCGTGTGTATGGCACCTGCGTGCTCACCTGCATGGCCACCGTGGTGTTTGTGGGAGTAAAGTACGTCAACAAGTTTGCCCTGGTCTTCCTGGGCTGTGTCATCCTCTCCATTCTGGCCATCTACGCCGGTGTCATTAAGTCGGCCTTCGACCCGCCAAGCTTCCC GATCTGCCTCCTGGGCAACAGGACCCTGTCGCGCCACGGCTTCGACATCTGCACCAAGCTGGTGGTGGAGGGCAACGAGACAGTGGGCTCCAAGCTCTGGGAGCTGTTCTGCACCTCCCGCTTCCTCAACGCCACCTGCGACGAGTACTTCAGCATGAACAACGTGACTGAGATCGAGGGCATCCCTGGAGCTGCCAGCGGCCTCATCCAAG AGAACCTCTGGAGCTCCTACCTGACCAAGGGCGTCATCGTGGAGAAGCGGGGGCTGCCCTCCGTGAGCCCCCCCGACACCCCCGTGGACATGGACCAGCCCTACGTCTTCAGCGACATGACGTCCTACTTCACGCTGCTCGTCGGCATCTACTTCCCCTCGGTCACAG ggaTCATGGCTGGCTCCAACCGCTCGGGAGACCTGCGCGACGCACAGAAGTCCATCCCCACGGGCACCATCCTGGCCATCGCCACCACCTCGGCTGTCT ACATCAGCTCCGTGGTTCTCTTCGGGGCGTGCATCGAGGGGGTTGTCCTCCGAGACAA GTTCGGCGAGGCCGTGAACGGGAACCTGGTGGTTGGCACCCTGGCGTGGCCGTCCCCGTGGGTCATCGTCATCGGCTCCTTCTTCTCCACGTGCGGGGCCGGGCTGCAGAGCCTCACCGGAGCCCCCCGCCTGCTGCAAGCCATCTCCAGGGACGGCATCGTGCCCTTCCTCAGG GTCTTTGGCCACGGCAAAGCCAACGGGGAGCCGACGTGGGCGCTGCTGCTCACTGCCTGCATCTGTGAGATCGGGATCCTGATCGCGTCCCTGGACGAGGTGGCTCCTATCCTGTCCAT GTTTTTCCTCATGTGCTACATGTTTGTCAACCTGGCGTGCGCGGTGCAGACCCTTCTCCGGACGCCCAACTGGCGGCCCCGCTTCCGCTACTACCACTG gaCCCTCTCCTTCCTGGGCATGAGCCTGTGCCTGGCACTGATGTTCATCTGCTCCTGGTACTACGCGCTGGTGGCCATGCTCATCGCCGGCCTCATCTACAAGTACATCGAGTATCGCGG GGCGGAGAAGGAGTGGGGCGATGGGATCCGAGGGCTGTCGTTGAGCGCGGCCCGCTACGCACTGCTCCGACTGGAGGAGGGGCCCCCGCACACCAAGAACTGGAG GCCCCAGCTGCTGGTTCTGGTCCGCGCGGATCAGGAGCAGAACGTGGTGCACCCACAGCTCCTGTCCTTCACTTCACAGCTCAAAGCCGGCAAGGGCCTCACCATTGTGGCTTCTGTGCTGGAAGGCACCTTCCTGGACAACCACCCGCAGGCACAGCGGGCCGAGGAG TCCATCCGCAGGCTGatggaagcagagaaggtgaaGGGCTTTTGCCAGGTGGTGATCTCCTCCAACCTGCGGGACGGCATGTCTCACCTCATCCAGTCTAGTGGGCTGGGCGGGCTGCAGCACAACACGGTACTCGTGGGCTGGCCCCGCAGCTGGCGCCAGAAGGAGGATCACCAGACCTGGAGGAACTTCATCG AGCTGGTGCGGGAGACCACGGCCGGGCACCTGGCACTGCTGGTGGCCAAGAACGTCGCTATGTTCCCAGGCAACCAGGAGCGCTTCTCCGAGGGGCACATTGATGTCTGGTGGATCGTCCATGATGGGGGGATGCTcatgctgctgcccttcctCCTGCGGCACCACAAG GTCTGGCGCAAGTGCAAGATGCGCATCTTCACAGTGGCGCAGATGGACGACAACAGCATCCAGATGAAGAAGGACCTGACAACATTCCTGTACCATCTGCGCATCACCGCAGAGGTGGAGGTGGTGGAGATG CACGAGAGCGACATCTCCGCCTACACCTACGAGAAGACCTTGGTGATGGAGCAGCGCTCCCAGATCCTCAAGCAAATGCACCTCACCAAGAATGAGCGGGAGCGGGAG ATCCAGAGCATCACGGACGAATCCCGTGGCTCCATCCGGCGCAAGAACCCAGCCAACACACGCCTGCGCCTGAGCGTCCCTGAGGAGCAGGTTGGGGATGGCGAGGAGAAGCCGGAGGAGGAA GTCCAGCTCATCCACGACAAAAATGCCACCACCTTCTCCAGCAGCCCCCAGTCCCCCGGTGATGAGGGCGAGACGGCCCCGGAGAAGGTGCATCTCACCTGGACCAAGGAGAAGTCAGTCGCCGAGaagaacaagagcaagagcCCCGTCAG
- the SLC12A5 gene encoding solute carrier family 12 member 5 isoform X3, with protein MALFEEEMDTSPMVSSLLSGLANYTNLPQGSREHEEAENNDGGKKKPVQAPRMGTFMGVYLPCLQNIFGVILFLRLTWVVGIAGIMESFCMVFLCCSCTMLTAISMSAIATNGVVPAGGSYYMISRSLGPEFGGAVGLCFYLGTTFAGAMYILGTIEILLAYIFPAMAIFKAEDASGEAAAMLNNMRVYGTCVLTCMATVVFVGVKYVNKFALVFLGCVILSILAIYAGVIKSAFDPPSFPICLLGNRTLSRHGFDICTKLVVEGNETVGSKLWELFCTSRFLNATCDEYFSMNNVTEIEGIPGAASGLIQENLWSSYLTKGVIVEKRGLPSVSPPDTPVDMDQPYVFSDMTSYFTLLVGIYFPSVTGIMAGSNRSGDLRDAQKSIPTGTILAIATTSAVYISSVVLFGACIEGVVLRDKFGEAVNGNLVVGTLAWPSPWVIVIGSFFSTCGAGLQSLTGAPRLLQAISRDGIVPFLRVFGHGKANGEPTWALLLTACICEIGILIASLDEVAPILSMFFLMCYMFVNLACAVQTLLRTPNWRPRFRYYHWTLSFLGMSLCLALMFICSWYYALVAMLIAGLIYKYIEYRGAEKEWGDGIRGLSLSAARYALLRLEEGPPHTKNWRPQLLVLVRADQEQNVVHPQLLSFTSQLKAGKGLTIVASVLEGTFLDNHPQAQRAEESIRRLMEAEKVKGFCQVVISSNLRDGMSHLIQSSGLGGLQHNTVLVGWPRSWRQKEDHQTWRNFIELVRETTAGHLALLVAKNVAMFPGNQERFSEGHIDVWWIVHDGGMLMLLPFLLRHHKVWRKCKMRIFTVAQMDDNSIQMKKDLTTFLYHLRITAEVEVVEMHESDISAYTYEKTLVMEQRSQILKQMHLTKNEREREIQSITDESRGSIRRKNPANTRLRLSVPEEQVGDGEEKPEEEVQLIHDKNATTFSSSPQSPGDEGETAPEKVHLTWTKEKSVAEKNKSKSPVSPEGIKDFFNMKPEWENLNQSNVRRMHTAVKLNEVIVKKSQDAKLVLLNMPGPPRNRKGDENYMEFLEVLTEHLDRVLLVRGGGREVITIYS; from the exons ATGGCCCTCTTTGAG GAGGAGATGGACACCAGCCCGATGGTCTCATCCCTGCTGAGCGGACTGGCCAACTACACCAACCTGCCGCAGGGCAGCCGGGAGCACGAGGAGGCCGAGAACAATGACGGTGGCAAGAAGAAGCCGGTGCAG GCTCCACGGATGGGCACCTTCATGGGCGTCTACCTGCCCTGCCTGCAGAACATCTTCGGGGTGATCCTGTTCCTGCGCCTCACCTGGGTTGTGGGAATTGCCGGCATCATGGAGTCCTTCTGCATGgtcttcctctgctgctcctgt ACGATGCTCACAGCCATTTCCATGAGTGCGATTGCCACCAACGGTGTGGTGCCAG CGGGTGGCTCCTACTACATGATCTCGCGGTCCCTGGGGCCGGAGTTCGGCGGGGCTGTAGGGCTCTGCTTCTACCTGGGCACCACCTTTGCTGGCGCCATGTACATCCTGGGCACCATCGAAATCCTGCTG GCCTACATCTTCCCAGCCATGGCGATCTTCAAGGCGGAGGATGCCAGTGGGGAGGCAGCAGCGATGCTCAACAACATGCGTGTGTATGGCACCTGCGTGCTCACCTGCATGGCCACCGTGGTGTTTGTGGGAGTAAAGTACGTCAACAAGTTTGCCCTGGTCTTCCTGGGCTGTGTCATCCTCTCCATTCTGGCCATCTACGCCGGTGTCATTAAGTCGGCCTTCGACCCGCCAAGCTTCCC GATCTGCCTCCTGGGCAACAGGACCCTGTCGCGCCACGGCTTCGACATCTGCACCAAGCTGGTGGTGGAGGGCAACGAGACAGTGGGCTCCAAGCTCTGGGAGCTGTTCTGCACCTCCCGCTTCCTCAACGCCACCTGCGACGAGTACTTCAGCATGAACAACGTGACTGAGATCGAGGGCATCCCTGGAGCTGCCAGCGGCCTCATCCAAG AGAACCTCTGGAGCTCCTACCTGACCAAGGGCGTCATCGTGGAGAAGCGGGGGCTGCCCTCCGTGAGCCCCCCCGACACCCCCGTGGACATGGACCAGCCCTACGTCTTCAGCGACATGACGTCCTACTTCACGCTGCTCGTCGGCATCTACTTCCCCTCGGTCACAG ggaTCATGGCTGGCTCCAACCGCTCGGGAGACCTGCGCGACGCACAGAAGTCCATCCCCACGGGCACCATCCTGGCCATCGCCACCACCTCGGCTGTCT ACATCAGCTCCGTGGTTCTCTTCGGGGCGTGCATCGAGGGGGTTGTCCTCCGAGACAA GTTCGGCGAGGCCGTGAACGGGAACCTGGTGGTTGGCACCCTGGCGTGGCCGTCCCCGTGGGTCATCGTCATCGGCTCCTTCTTCTCCACGTGCGGGGCCGGGCTGCAGAGCCTCACCGGAGCCCCCCGCCTGCTGCAAGCCATCTCCAGGGACGGCATCGTGCCCTTCCTCAGG GTCTTTGGCCACGGCAAAGCCAACGGGGAGCCGACGTGGGCGCTGCTGCTCACTGCCTGCATCTGTGAGATCGGGATCCTGATCGCGTCCCTGGACGAGGTGGCTCCTATCCTGTCCAT GTTTTTCCTCATGTGCTACATGTTTGTCAACCTGGCGTGCGCGGTGCAGACCCTTCTCCGGACGCCCAACTGGCGGCCCCGCTTCCGCTACTACCACTG gaCCCTCTCCTTCCTGGGCATGAGCCTGTGCCTGGCACTGATGTTCATCTGCTCCTGGTACTACGCGCTGGTGGCCATGCTCATCGCCGGCCTCATCTACAAGTACATCGAGTATCGCGG GGCGGAGAAGGAGTGGGGCGATGGGATCCGAGGGCTGTCGTTGAGCGCGGCCCGCTACGCACTGCTCCGACTGGAGGAGGGGCCCCCGCACACCAAGAACTGGAG GCCCCAGCTGCTGGTTCTGGTCCGCGCGGATCAGGAGCAGAACGTGGTGCACCCACAGCTCCTGTCCTTCACTTCACAGCTCAAAGCCGGCAAGGGCCTCACCATTGTGGCTTCTGTGCTGGAAGGCACCTTCCTGGACAACCACCCGCAGGCACAGCGGGCCGAGGAG TCCATCCGCAGGCTGatggaagcagagaaggtgaaGGGCTTTTGCCAGGTGGTGATCTCCTCCAACCTGCGGGACGGCATGTCTCACCTCATCCAGTCTAGTGGGCTGGGCGGGCTGCAGCACAACACGGTACTCGTGGGCTGGCCCCGCAGCTGGCGCCAGAAGGAGGATCACCAGACCTGGAGGAACTTCATCG AGCTGGTGCGGGAGACCACGGCCGGGCACCTGGCACTGCTGGTGGCCAAGAACGTCGCTATGTTCCCAGGCAACCAGGAGCGCTTCTCCGAGGGGCACATTGATGTCTGGTGGATCGTCCATGATGGGGGGATGCTcatgctgctgcccttcctCCTGCGGCACCACAAG GTCTGGCGCAAGTGCAAGATGCGCATCTTCACAGTGGCGCAGATGGACGACAACAGCATCCAGATGAAGAAGGACCTGACAACATTCCTGTACCATCTGCGCATCACCGCAGAGGTGGAGGTGGTGGAGATG CACGAGAGCGACATCTCCGCCTACACCTACGAGAAGACCTTGGTGATGGAGCAGCGCTCCCAGATCCTCAAGCAAATGCACCTCACCAAGAATGAGCGGGAGCGGGAG ATCCAGAGCATCACGGACGAATCCCGTGGCTCCATCCGGCGCAAGAACCCAGCCAACACACGCCTGCGCCTGAGCGTCCCTGAGGAGCAGGTTGGGGATGGCGAGGAGAAGCCGGAGGAGGAA GTCCAGCTCATCCACGACAAAAATGCCACCACCTTCTCCAGCAGCCCCCAGTCCCCCGGTGATGAGGGCGAGACGGCCCCGGAGAAGGTGCATCTCACCTGGACCAAGGAGAAGTCAGTCGCCGAGaagaacaagagcaagagcCCCGTCAG
- the SLC12A5 gene encoding solute carrier family 12 member 5 isoform X1, whose translation MSRRFTVTALPREGPAARAGRGAAAARLPGGGGRGDGNPKESSPFINSTDLEKGKEYDGKNMALFEEEMDTSPMVSSLLSGLANYTNLPQGSREHEEAENNDGGKKKPVQAPRMGTFMGVYLPCLQNIFGVILFLRLTWVVGIAGIMESFCMVFLCCSCTMLTAISMSAIATNGVVPAGGSYYMISRSLGPEFGGAVGLCFYLGTTFAGAMYILGTIEILLAYIFPAMAIFKAEDASGEAAAMLNNMRVYGTCVLTCMATVVFVGVKYVNKFALVFLGCVILSILAIYAGVIKSAFDPPSFPICLLGNRTLSRHGFDICTKLVVEGNETVGSKLWELFCTSRFLNATCDEYFSMNNVTEIEGIPGAASGLIQENLWSSYLTKGVIVEKRGLPSVSPPDTPVDMDQPYVFSDMTSYFTLLVGIYFPSVTGIMAGSNRSGDLRDAQKSIPTGTILAIATTSAVYISSVVLFGACIEGVVLRDKFGEAVNGNLVVGTLAWPSPWVIVIGSFFSTCGAGLQSLTGAPRLLQAISRDGIVPFLRVFGHGKANGEPTWALLLTACICEIGILIASLDEVAPILSMFFLMCYMFVNLACAVQTLLRTPNWRPRFRYYHWTLSFLGMSLCLALMFICSWYYALVAMLIAGLIYKYIEYRGAEKEWGDGIRGLSLSAARYALLRLEEGPPHTKNWRPQLLVLVRADQEQNVVHPQLLSFTSQLKAGKGLTIVASVLEGTFLDNHPQAQRAEESIRRLMEAEKVKGFCQVVISSNLRDGMSHLIQSSGLGGLQHNTVLVGWPRSWRQKEDHQTWRNFIELVRETTAGHLALLVAKNVAMFPGNQERFSEGHIDVWWIVHDGGMLMLLPFLLRHHKVWRKCKMRIFTVAQMDDNSIQMKKDLTTFLYHLRITAEVEVVEMHESDISAYTYEKTLVMEQRSQILKQMHLTKNEREREIQSITDESRGSIRRKNPANTRLRLSVPEEQVGDGEEKPEEEVQLIHDKNATTFSSSPQSPGDEGETAPEKVHLTWTKEKSVAEKNKSKSPVSPEGIKDFFNMKPEWENLNQSNVRRMHTAVKLNEVIVKKSQDAKLVLLNMPGPPRNRKGDENYMEFLEVLTEHLDRVLLVRGGGREVITIYS comes from the exons atgAGCCGGCGGTTCACGGTCACGGCGCTGCCCCGCgagggcccggcggcgcgggcggggcggggggcggcggccgcccgcctgcccggcggcggcggcagag GTGATGGCAATCCCAAGGAGAGCAGCCCCTTCATCAACAGCACAGACCTGGAGAAGGGCAAAGAGTACGACGGCAAGAACATGGCCCTCTTTGAG GAGGAGATGGACACCAGCCCGATGGTCTCATCCCTGCTGAGCGGACTGGCCAACTACACCAACCTGCCGCAGGGCAGCCGGGAGCACGAGGAGGCCGAGAACAATGACGGTGGCAAGAAGAAGCCGGTGCAG GCTCCACGGATGGGCACCTTCATGGGCGTCTACCTGCCCTGCCTGCAGAACATCTTCGGGGTGATCCTGTTCCTGCGCCTCACCTGGGTTGTGGGAATTGCCGGCATCATGGAGTCCTTCTGCATGgtcttcctctgctgctcctgt ACGATGCTCACAGCCATTTCCATGAGTGCGATTGCCACCAACGGTGTGGTGCCAG CGGGTGGCTCCTACTACATGATCTCGCGGTCCCTGGGGCCGGAGTTCGGCGGGGCTGTAGGGCTCTGCTTCTACCTGGGCACCACCTTTGCTGGCGCCATGTACATCCTGGGCACCATCGAAATCCTGCTG GCCTACATCTTCCCAGCCATGGCGATCTTCAAGGCGGAGGATGCCAGTGGGGAGGCAGCAGCGATGCTCAACAACATGCGTGTGTATGGCACCTGCGTGCTCACCTGCATGGCCACCGTGGTGTTTGTGGGAGTAAAGTACGTCAACAAGTTTGCCCTGGTCTTCCTGGGCTGTGTCATCCTCTCCATTCTGGCCATCTACGCCGGTGTCATTAAGTCGGCCTTCGACCCGCCAAGCTTCCC GATCTGCCTCCTGGGCAACAGGACCCTGTCGCGCCACGGCTTCGACATCTGCACCAAGCTGGTGGTGGAGGGCAACGAGACAGTGGGCTCCAAGCTCTGGGAGCTGTTCTGCACCTCCCGCTTCCTCAACGCCACCTGCGACGAGTACTTCAGCATGAACAACGTGACTGAGATCGAGGGCATCCCTGGAGCTGCCAGCGGCCTCATCCAAG AGAACCTCTGGAGCTCCTACCTGACCAAGGGCGTCATCGTGGAGAAGCGGGGGCTGCCCTCCGTGAGCCCCCCCGACACCCCCGTGGACATGGACCAGCCCTACGTCTTCAGCGACATGACGTCCTACTTCACGCTGCTCGTCGGCATCTACTTCCCCTCGGTCACAG ggaTCATGGCTGGCTCCAACCGCTCGGGAGACCTGCGCGACGCACAGAAGTCCATCCCCACGGGCACCATCCTGGCCATCGCCACCACCTCGGCTGTCT ACATCAGCTCCGTGGTTCTCTTCGGGGCGTGCATCGAGGGGGTTGTCCTCCGAGACAA GTTCGGCGAGGCCGTGAACGGGAACCTGGTGGTTGGCACCCTGGCGTGGCCGTCCCCGTGGGTCATCGTCATCGGCTCCTTCTTCTCCACGTGCGGGGCCGGGCTGCAGAGCCTCACCGGAGCCCCCCGCCTGCTGCAAGCCATCTCCAGGGACGGCATCGTGCCCTTCCTCAGG GTCTTTGGCCACGGCAAAGCCAACGGGGAGCCGACGTGGGCGCTGCTGCTCACTGCCTGCATCTGTGAGATCGGGATCCTGATCGCGTCCCTGGACGAGGTGGCTCCTATCCTGTCCAT GTTTTTCCTCATGTGCTACATGTTTGTCAACCTGGCGTGCGCGGTGCAGACCCTTCTCCGGACGCCCAACTGGCGGCCCCGCTTCCGCTACTACCACTG gaCCCTCTCCTTCCTGGGCATGAGCCTGTGCCTGGCACTGATGTTCATCTGCTCCTGGTACTACGCGCTGGTGGCCATGCTCATCGCCGGCCTCATCTACAAGTACATCGAGTATCGCGG GGCGGAGAAGGAGTGGGGCGATGGGATCCGAGGGCTGTCGTTGAGCGCGGCCCGCTACGCACTGCTCCGACTGGAGGAGGGGCCCCCGCACACCAAGAACTGGAG GCCCCAGCTGCTGGTTCTGGTCCGCGCGGATCAGGAGCAGAACGTGGTGCACCCACAGCTCCTGTCCTTCACTTCACAGCTCAAAGCCGGCAAGGGCCTCACCATTGTGGCTTCTGTGCTGGAAGGCACCTTCCTGGACAACCACCCGCAGGCACAGCGGGCCGAGGAG TCCATCCGCAGGCTGatggaagcagagaaggtgaaGGGCTTTTGCCAGGTGGTGATCTCCTCCAACCTGCGGGACGGCATGTCTCACCTCATCCAGTCTAGTGGGCTGGGCGGGCTGCAGCACAACACGGTACTCGTGGGCTGGCCCCGCAGCTGGCGCCAGAAGGAGGATCACCAGACCTGGAGGAACTTCATCG AGCTGGTGCGGGAGACCACGGCCGGGCACCTGGCACTGCTGGTGGCCAAGAACGTCGCTATGTTCCCAGGCAACCAGGAGCGCTTCTCCGAGGGGCACATTGATGTCTGGTGGATCGTCCATGATGGGGGGATGCTcatgctgctgcccttcctCCTGCGGCACCACAAG GTCTGGCGCAAGTGCAAGATGCGCATCTTCACAGTGGCGCAGATGGACGACAACAGCATCCAGATGAAGAAGGACCTGACAACATTCCTGTACCATCTGCGCATCACCGCAGAGGTGGAGGTGGTGGAGATG CACGAGAGCGACATCTCCGCCTACACCTACGAGAAGACCTTGGTGATGGAGCAGCGCTCCCAGATCCTCAAGCAAATGCACCTCACCAAGAATGAGCGGGAGCGGGAG ATCCAGAGCATCACGGACGAATCCCGTGGCTCCATCCGGCGCAAGAACCCAGCCAACACACGCCTGCGCCTGAGCGTCCCTGAGGAGCAGGTTGGGGATGGCGAGGAGAAGCCGGAGGAGGAA GTCCAGCTCATCCACGACAAAAATGCCACCACCTTCTCCAGCAGCCCCCAGTCCCCCGGTGATGAGGGCGAGACGGCCCCGGAGAAGGTGCATCTCACCTGGACCAAGGAGAAGTCAGTCGCCGAGaagaacaagagcaagagcCCCGTCAG